The Kineothrix sp. IPX-CK genomic interval CCTTCCGCTCCAGGATTGCAGTGCGCTTGTGGCTGCTCATGATGCTTTTGGTGGCACTTGGCATAGCATTTATGTGGGTTGTGCAGATATTCCTGTTTGAGCGGAATTATGTGGATTCCACTGTGGCTGAAGTACAAAGCCGTTTACAGCCTATTATTGAGAACATAAAAACAAAAGATCTCGCCGATCATGCTCATCTGCTCTCTTCTCTAAGTAAGTCCGCTAACGGAAAAATGATACTGATTGATGCTGACGGGAATCCGATTGCGCTTTACAGTTTAGGATATAGGCTGCAAAAGGAAAATTCATGGGATTTTATATATGCATTTCTATATAACTTAAAGCATAGTGAAGAATATCAGCAGGTTTTGCAGGGAAAAACGTACCATAAAATAATTCGGGACGGGTCTGAACCGTTAGTACTTGAAATCGGCATTCCTGTGACGTACGAAGGCAGGCAGGCTTTGATTGTTTTGTATCATTCAATGGATGAACTGCATACGGTGCTTCGTATTAACCGGAGCCAGCTTGTGATATTGAGCATAACACTGTCACTGGCGGCTGCTATGCTGGCAGCATTGTTGTCCCGCCATTTTGTGAAGCCAATTCACATTATAAAGAGTACGGTAGACGAACTTGCAAAGGGCGAATTAACCGCAACATCAGAGCTTTCCCTGAATGATGAGCTCGGGCAACTATCCGATTCGGTAGACGAGCTTAGTCAGGCTCTCCAACGAGTGGATGTTCTCCGCAAAGAGGTTATAGCCAATGTGTCCCATGAACTGCGCTCGCCGCTGGCGCTTATCAGGGGTTATGCCGAAATGGTGCGGGATATCAGCTGGAAAAATGATGAAAAGCGTAATGAGGACCTTAATCTTATTATACAGGAAGCTGGACGGATGAGCGAGATGGTCAGCGACATCATGGATTACTCCCAGCTACAGGCCGGATATATCCAACTAAAAAAGGATTGGTACAATCTGTATGAGATTGTTGAGTCAGAGGCAGCTCATTACGAACAAAATGCTGCTCAATATGATATCACGGTTCGGTTGGAGAGCGCGCAGAAGGATATTCCCGTCTATGTAGATGCTATGAAAATTTGCCAGGTAATGCGGAATTTGTTGAATAATGCCGTCAATCATACTGCGGATGGGGGAATAATCTTCGTAGTGATTGAGACACCGGGTAACGGGATACGGGTGTCTGTTATCAATCCGGGTGAACCTATTCCGGAGGAGGATCGGGCAATCATCTGGGAAAGATATCAATGCAGTCAGCATCATAGCGGACGTAAAAAGGGAACCGGTATCGGTCTTTCTATCGTCAGCACGTTTTTAAAGGCTCATGATATGTGCTATGGCGTAGACTGTAAAGAATCTCTAACTACTTTTTGGTTCGAGTATCCAAGTCAAAGTAATTAATATATTTTCATATAAATCTACCTTTTTTCTCACAGAATTCTCACATTTTTACATTAAGTTTGAGTTATTTAATGGGGATATATATCCTGCAAAGAATATGTAGAGGAATAATACGGATGGAGGGTGTGAGATATGAAATTGAAAAGAGTTATTGGTTTTGTTCTAATACTTATGGTAATGTTTTCCCTTACAGCATGTGGAAACGTTCAGGGCAGCAGTAACGAAACTGATACGGAAGTGGAAAGTTCGGAGGTGGAATATGAGGTAACTCAATTACCGGAGGAAACACCAAAAGTTTACATGACGACCGATATCAGCCCGGAAGGTTTGATGGCTGTTTATGAAGCAATGGGCTGGACGCCGGAAGGGAAGGTTGCTGTGAAGCTTAGTACAGGTGAACCGCCCGCCAGCAACTATCTGAAACCGGAATTGATTAAAGACTTAGTGCAGTCTGTGGAAGGTACGATTGTGGAATGCAATACGGCGTATGGCGGTTCTCGCGGGGAAACCGCTATGCATATGCAGGTAGCCAAGGATCATGGATTCACGGATATTGCGGAGGTAGATATTATGGACGCTGACGGATCAATAAGCCTTCCGGTAAATGGAGGAACTCATCTGGAAGAAGATCTTGTAGGCGCCCACTTTGCAAATTATGATTCTTTTCTTGTGCTTTCTCATTTTAAGGGGCATCAGATGGCTGGCTTTGGAGGAGCAATTAAAAACATTTCCATAGGGATTGGTTCAAAAGAAGGAAAATGCCTGATACATACTGCAGGAAAGAGCAGTATAAGTATGTGGGGAGGAATTCAGGATGATTTTCTGGAATCAATGGCTGATGCCGGTAAGGCTGTTTCTGACAGTTTGGGGAATGGGAAGAATATTGCATATGTCAATGTTATGAACAGGATCAGTATAGACTGCGACTGCAATGGAAAACCGGCGGAACCGGATATTCACGATATCGGAATTCTTTCTTCAACTGATCCGGTGGCGCTTGATCAGGCATGTATCGATCTTGTATATACTGCGGAAGGAAGAGAAAAGCTCGTAAACAGAATTGAACAACTGAATGGGCTTCATACACTGGAAAGTGCGGAGGAAATCGGACTTGGCAGCCGTGAGTATGAATTGGTGAATATCGATGATTGATATATTGCATAGAGAATTTGTTTATCTATGGTATTATTTTAGTATCCAATTGAATCAGATTTTTGAGTACTGGTTGCTGGGTATGGTCATTGGGTCGGTAGTGTCTGTGTTCGGCAAAGAACGGATACATAATTTGTTCCATAGTTTAAAGGATAAAAGGATGGGGGTATTGGGGATCGTACCGGCATGTTTACTCGGTATAGCATCACCGCTCTGTATGTATGGAACAATTCCGATTGCGGCATCCTTTTCGGCGAAGGGGATGAGAGATGACTGGCTGGCTGCTTTTATGATGTCCTCTATCTTACTCAATCCACAGCTGATTATTTATAGCGCTGCGCTGGGAACAAAGGCATTGATCGTAAGAATATCGGCTTGTTTTCTCTGTGGCATCGTAGCAGGGCTGCTGGTACACGTATTCTGCCGGGAAACCTCCTTTTTCAACTTTTCTTCCATTGCAGAAGTGAAAAGCCGTGATACAGATCCTAATATCCTGCTGCGCTTACTTAAAAATTTCGGACGGAATGTGAAAGCAACCTGGTTGTATTTTCTTTTAGGAATTGTACTATCTGCTTTGTTCCAAAGATATGTACCGACAGATGCTTTTGTTAAACTGTTTGGCAGCAACGAGGGATTTGGCGTGCTGATGGCAGCTACCATCGGCGTTCCGCTTTACATGTGCGGGGGCGGGACCATTCCTCTTTTACAGCAGTGGCTTTATGACGGTATGAGCATGGGATCCGCTGCAGCATTCATGCTTACCGGGCCGGCCACAAAAATCACCAATTTAGGCGCTGTTAAAATTGTATTAGGTATTCGCCAGTTCATAATATATTTGTTATATGTGATAATTTTTGCATTTATAACGGGGCTGATCATAAACATTTGAATATCATGGATTACGGGGTGGAATTTATAATTTTAATTTTCGAATTATAATTAATATTTAAAAGTGTGTTGACAATCGCGCGGCATCTACCTAAAATTATCTTTAATCGATACTCAAAAGGGGAGGCGTTCTGCTGCGCGGAGAAGTCTGTAAAGAACAAAATTTATAACGCAGAGCTGTTAATCATCCTTTTATAAAGGGATGGGCAGCTCTGCATTTTTATAAGAGGAAAAGGAGTTTCTCTTACAGAAGAAGTGAATGCGCAGCTGCGTGTGCTAAGCGAAAGATACAGGAGACTATACAGAATGAAATTGATAAAAGCAGTGAATACCGATTTAGATATGGTTATGGATATCAGGCTCGAGATGCTGAGAGCTGTAAACGGGCTGTCCGACGGCATGCCCTTCAATAAGGAGTTTATAA includes:
- a CDS encoding permease, translated to MIDILHREFVYLWYYFSIQLNQIFEYWLLGMVIGSVVSVFGKERIHNLFHSLKDKRMGVLGIVPACLLGIASPLCMYGTIPIAASFSAKGMRDDWLAAFMMSSILLNPQLIIYSAALGTKALIVRISACFLCGIVAGLLVHVFCRETSFFNFSSIAEVKSRDTDPNILLRLLKNFGRNVKATWLYFLLGIVLSALFQRYVPTDAFVKLFGSNEGFGVLMAATIGVPLYMCGGGTIPLLQQWLYDGMSMGSAAAFMLTGPATKITNLGAVKIVLGIRQFIIYLLYVIIFAFITGLIINI
- a CDS encoding DUF362 domain-containing protein, with product MTTDISPEGLMAVYEAMGWTPEGKVAVKLSTGEPPASNYLKPELIKDLVQSVEGTIVECNTAYGGSRGETAMHMQVAKDHGFTDIAEVDIMDADGSISLPVNGGTHLEEDLVGAHFANYDSFLVLSHFKGHQMAGFGGAIKNISIGIGSKEGKCLIHTAGKSSISMWGGIQDDFLESMADAGKAVSDSLGNGKNIAYVNVMNRISIDCDCNGKPAEPDIHDIGILSSTDPVALDQACIDLVYTAEGREKLVNRIEQLNGLHTLESAEEIGLGSREYELVNIDD
- a CDS encoding sensor histidine kinase → MNKIRKRLPFRSRIAVRLWLLMMLLVALGIAFMWVVQIFLFERNYVDSTVAEVQSRLQPIIENIKTKDLADHAHLLSSLSKSANGKMILIDADGNPIALYSLGYRLQKENSWDFIYAFLYNLKHSEEYQQVLQGKTYHKIIRDGSEPLVLEIGIPVTYEGRQALIVLYHSMDELHTVLRINRSQLVILSITLSLAAAMLAALLSRHFVKPIHIIKSTVDELAKGELTATSELSLNDELGQLSDSVDELSQALQRVDVLRKEVIANVSHELRSPLALIRGYAEMVRDISWKNDEKRNEDLNLIIQEAGRMSEMVSDIMDYSQLQAGYIQLKKDWYNLYEIVESEAAHYEQNAAQYDITVRLESAQKDIPVYVDAMKICQVMRNLLNNAVNHTADGGIIFVVIETPGNGIRVSVINPGEPIPEEDRAIIWERYQCSQHHSGRKKGTGIGLSIVSTFLKAHDMCYGVDCKESLTTFWFEYPSQSN